In the Desulfovibrio psychrotolerans genome, one interval contains:
- a CDS encoding Ig-like domain-containing protein yields the protein NDAPVANAHADVAVAEGDALLRGKLTATDVDGDKLTFTLDADSDVPAGFVLNANGSYSLNPKHGEYNSLAEGQEATFTIKYTVTDVHG from the coding sequence CAACGATGCGCCCGTAGCCAACGCCCATGCGGATGTTGCCGTTGCGGAGGGGGATGCCCTGCTGCGCGGCAAGCTGACCGCCACGGATGTGGACGGCGACAAGCTCACCTTTACGCTGGATGCGGACAGCGACGTGCCTGCGGGCTTTGTGCTGAACGCCAACGGCAGCTACAGCCTGAATCCCAAGCATGGGGAGTACAACTCCCTTGCCGAGGGGCAAGAGGCGACCTTTACCATCAAGTACACCGTGACGGACGTGCACGGG